CTATTCGcttaatttcttgtttctctTGCACAGCGGTGAAGCGTATCGCAGTGGAATTATACATACTTAAAATTCTCGTTATTCGATGTTCGAGTAGCACGCGTCGATCtcgttttacaaaatatccaaTGAAAAAGCAAGAAGCGTACGAAACGTATTAACTTAACCGACAGCACGCTTTACGAGTAAAAAATacgcaaattatattttacagatgAGCCATCCAGGAATGGAGAGTCTGGACATGTTGGATCCAGCAAACTCAATGACCACGTTGACGCCAATGTCAGAGAATACCGGCGGTGGACCAGGTCATCATGCTGGAATTCATGGTCCCTCGGTTTACGGCGGGATGAACGGAATGATGggccatcatcatcatcacggAAACTTGGGCGGCGGCGGAGGTAGCGTACCACATCCGGCTCATCATCATCCAGCGATGGCGGCGGCAGCAGCGGCAGCCGCGGCCGCGGGTCTTCATCCCGATGCAGACACAGATCCACGAGAGTTGGAAGCGTTCGCAGAAAGGTTCAAACAGAGACGCATCAAGCTGGGCGTGACGCAAGCCGATGTCGGCAAAGCTTTGGCAAATTTAAAGTTACCAGGCGTTGGAGCGCTATCTCAATCCACGATATGTCGGTTCGAGTCGCTCACGTTATCGCATAACAACATGATCGCGTTGAAGCCGATCTTGCAAGCGTGGTTGGAGGAAGCAGAGGCCCAGGCGAAGAACAAGAGACGAGATCCCGACGCTCCGTCGGTGTTACCAGCCggcgagaagaaaagaaagagaacgagTATAGCCGCGCCCGAGAAACGTTCTCTGGAGGCGTATTTCGCTGTGCAACCACGGCCGTCCGGTGAGAAGATCGCCGCGATCGCGGAGAAGCTGGATCTGAAGAAGAACGTGGTTAGAGTTTGGTTTTGCAACCAACGGCAGAAGCAGAAGCGCATGAAATTCGCGGCTCAACATTGACCCGAGGGTGGCTTGTGACAGCAAAACTGACCGTATCAGTTGCCCAGTCTCGAGCCTAAACCAGAACCCTTGACCGAGTTTCAGGGATGGCCGTAAACAGAAACGGACAATATAAGAGCACGAAAGACGCGATCGCTGTGGGAATGgaattatgtacatacgtacaaTCGTAACCAGCAATGGAATTTAAACGTAGTACGTGGTTAACTGTTCTACGTGGTTGCTGACGGTGGAGTCATTGGAATTGCAAGTGATGCGCGTACGACTTCTCGGTTTCAAGCGGATCGCAAACGTATTAGCTCGATGCTGCGGCCAAATAAGAGTAAGCGATAGTCAGACTGTCACAGGCTTTATGCGAAATATTTTACGGTCATTGCGCGAGCGCGTGTGACGTTCTCGACGCGTCTCCAGTCTCCCGGCGAATTTTCCACCGGAACCGACGACGCTTGACGAATCGATTCACGAACCTCTTCCCTCTTCGCTTTGCCATTTTAACTTACTCGTAACTTTACGCTACCATTCTAATTACGATGAATAACAGATTCGCAAACCGTCGTTCGAATGTTTACTGGTTCACGATTTTCCTCTTGTCGATACGCGGAACAAAATTAATCGTtgcaattaataacaattaattcgtcgttaaacaaattttttcgaTTATAGCGTTAAGTTAAGAAACATGCTTCTCCCTTCTATGTAAAGATTCAAGTATATTCGAGTCGATTTCGTTTATCGTAGCTTTAAGTTCTGCCGTTCGAAGCGAAGATTAAAATCCACTTTTCGATTCTAAAGCAAAAATTGGAACCACGCGattcgaaaataaagaaaatcttACCACGTATGCGGTACCAGTCAATATTTAGTTGAGAGGGCTGAACGCCAGATCTGCTAACGtaatcgatgaaaattcaGCAACTTGATAAAAGTACGTAATAAGGATCGCTGACGTTACATGCTATATACCGAAAATGTGCTACATGTTGCATAagaatatcgtataaaatgaCATAAAAGAACCCTTACGGAATCTCTAGATCAAATCATCTGTAAAGTGAGATAGAATTTGCGAAGCATATCAGCTACGATCGCGATAAAACAGTTTACGAGCGTACCCCACCTTTAGACCAACTTCTGTAGACTGGAAATCAGGTTCGAAGGTTACCGAATTTAGCGTATATCTAAAGTCATATTTTCCAATTGTTCATAACCtcgtaaaacaatattttctaactTGATAAAATTTTGTGCCTTCGaactttctatattttacgtGGAAGATCTCCATCGATAAACGTACTAAAGATCAGCGGAGACTATAAACTGTTTATCGAAATTACatatacgaaatataatttgattaaGTGCTtccaaaaatatcaaaatatatttctctaagtacctatatgaataaataatcataCAGAAACGgattgcaaaataatttatactttacgTTCGTACGCGTAActaattctaatttataaaatttgtaaaatatgtatttgtaaaattagagAGGCCAGGaaacatttgaattttcaattctgATTTCTGTCGTAACGAGacaaaagaagaggaagaggattGTTCGCGAACGGGCAAGAGTCGATCACAACGAAAACCAAATAGCCGAATAATCATCGATGCGTCTTGAAAAGTACAATtcgaaacataaaatataaaagtacgtATTGTTATAAAAACGACGCGCGAGTACGTCGTGCCGAACAAATAAGTGATATTAATCCTAATAAAGACACTCGCAATATGTAGTCACGATCAGTCACGATCAGTGCAGTGTAAAAAGTGAAGAGCTAGagcaagagagagaaagaggtaTGTGTGTGTGATAATGATAAAAGTAAGAGTGAAAGGTCGATACACTCGATTTTGGAacgaattcttttattcttacgAATCGCCGTCTGTGTACGTAACGTTGCGTTCGCGTTgctcgaagaaataaaaataaatcgttgCGTGATCGAttcaaatttctgttttacaaaaagaagattttccgatcgatcgaaacatAGTTGAATGTTTGTAAAGAATTTTTAGCGTTTGTTTGCGTCTACGATAATTATCGACTCTAAATATCGCGAATATCGATGTTAcgcgtttatttaattaatacgtaatatttgcaacgttatatcttttacgaaatatattcGCGACCAATTTTTCCTGTCTTGTTACGATATTTAGATACTTTATCGCGATATTCGTTGATCGTACCTGTGTAGAATTTTCATGTATTTCTATGGCAAACGATATGCGGATTTGGCTGCGACGATGATTCGTTCCAACGCGGTGTATCGATTAGTAAAATGCGCGAAAACGAGGATGGAAGAATGAACGGAGATGAAAAAGCAAGACGATGTGATGAGTGAAAGGGGAAAAAGGGATTAACAGGATGTATTACGTAGTGATATTGGACAATCAGTGAAAAGACTGTATCATATCATATTGAAGCAATACCGTAGTATTAGTCGACgaataaactttatttatattgttcgtGATGAACCGCGCGTTTCCTGTGCATCGACGAAAGTTACTTGTAAAGGAAGCAAAAATAGAAAGGgcaaagaaaaggaaaaaaagggaaagagataAGGGAAAATGCCAAAAAAGCGACGTCGTTCGGTTAACTTCACCTCCAGACAAatcaatataatatgtattaaaatgcAATATTTTCGATGCTAGAACAGCATGATTCGAAGCGTAGTTATAATAAACAACGAGACTCTGTGTGACATCGGAAGCGCGGTTGATCGCACGACGAAAACTGAGAAATTGATATCCCCCGGTTCTTGAAAAACTGCTCGCTGTATTTCACGACCGCGGCGCGGGTgcgattatatttttgtttcctcACCGATTTCGCTGTCCCTTGCTGCGGCAACGAAACTCGCTAAAACGTGAGTTTCGAAAaccaaaaaggaaaaaaaaaaaaaaggacgaaaTCCTCGTACAACTGTGCACGCCAGAGCCGATCAcgagtcgatcgatcgagagcCGAACTAAACGGCGTCGAGGAACGATCGAGGAAAGTACGAAAACGCGGATGTCAGTGTACCGAGTGCGTGATCAGGCTCGAATTGCCGCGTGCACCGAGCAATACCGCGAGGATGTTCGACGATAACAGCGATATGTCATTGTAATAGTTAAAATATAAGCGGAAGGATagtagtaatttttaaattgtacatACGTAAGAGGATAGGTATTTTCTAGAAGAATAATAGTCTATTGCCGTTCTACTAGGTAAtggagaaaagagaagattTTAGTGCAATATAGAGTTTAACGACACTAATTATcattacgattattatattcgttattGCTCGTTAttttgtctctctctctctctttctgtctctctctgtctctgtctctgtccccgtctctctctttctcacatTCGCTCACTCGctcattctctctctttctctctctctctctctctctcactcactcattctctctctccctctctctctctctctctctctctctctctgactCGATTTGGCCAACATTGTCACGCCTGTCGTACATTTCACAGATACACACGTTCAGACGCATCGTTCCATTTACATATACTCGGAAGATACTATACGTTCCAGCAGTCGAACTTTACTTTCGCGCGTATTCCGAATAACGGTCTAACGAcgtgtcgcgtcgcgtcgcgtgtCGTCGACGACAGAAAGCGTCGTGTATTCGGGCAAACAGCTTTGAAAAAGGGACCGGTTTATCACTGGCAAACTATTCCAATTCCACGAGTATCGTTTCGAATCAGGCGGACAATCGCAGAGTCTGTCGTAGGTAGTTTCATTCGCGTCTATCGACCTGTCTGTTTCCTTCGAAAATTACAGTGTTTCCCACTGTGCACAATTCCCAGTGTACAATTACTGTGATGCTTCGGAGTATGTcgatatcgttttatttaGTTCGAGGCCGGATAAGTACGTAAAGGCTGACGAGGTAACCGAATTAAGCGTTCGGGGCGCGACGCGTCAACGTTTTGTTGATCTCTCTGTCGTTCCAAGGAACGCGCGATGTGATACCGATAAATctgtaagtatatattatatatattatttatttatttattgtcgCATCGACTAATAGTCATTAAATTTGTAAGTATTTCAAAGACTTTTTTACACACGGTTATCGCCGATATGTAAACATGCAACAGCAGATAGATACTCGTCGGATACTTACAAAGCTTGTAAATTCGTAAGGTTGGATGGTATGCTCCtttattttcctattattACATTCGTTCTGgagttatatatatgtatatatatataaaacttgtatattttaaattcattggAAAATTACGAGAGGAGATCAGAAGGCGAGTCGTAGAAACAGGCCATTGAATAACGACAATTTCCAATTATTGGCGCTTGTCGGGACGAGGAGACTCAGGGCCGTATACTGTACGCAGCATTCCAGTCGAGAATCAGTGAATCCAGGTACTTTGTACAGCCCTGAATAAACTTTCATCGTTTATCTTCCGATTTTTCTCTTAATCCAGCAACGAATCGATTCTGTTCTAACGTTCGAATTGTGCGTCTACTTAGCAAGGAATAAAATGTTCGATTCGCTGCGACGTTTTTCAACGAGCGTGAAAgattaatttcgtaattttcgatttcgtttgaaaaagtttcaaCGTCGCCTCGGTAAAATACAATGGAAGGAAACGAACCAACGTTCGACGCTAGCAACGATAATTCATAGCGTAAAGAACACGCGGACGTGTATACCGTTCTTTCGAGTGCTAGATTCTTTTCCTTTGAGTactttttcagaaaattcttATCGTTAGTCGAACCGGCGAACGAACGACTGAAAAGGGCACGGTCCAACCTACTTGTGTAACGAGTAACGATCATCATCCAGAAGTCTTTCTACTTTCACTCCCCTCTGTCTCCGATTAACGATTAAACACGACACGATTCGAACAGCTCGCTCGATAATTTCTCTCGCGCCGACGTACCAGATCGTTCGCACAGAGACGAGAATCTTTTACAAGACGACGCGTTCTGTAGACATTAAAGACAGGGTAACAAGTCATATCGCAATATGCTTTTAAAcagttattattatacatactaAAGCTATGTACATCTAGGAGCCTTGCTGTTTGGCGCGAGTAGGTATACATATGTGCCGTGAACATTTTTCCCCGCGAGATTCTCGACGatctttaagaaaataaacgaataaacaaaGGAGGAAAATCGCGTACCTATTTAAAACGAAACAAGGAGAAGTTTTAGTCTGCGGTATTTTCCATACGTGTATATAAAATCGTCGAACAAAGAACGAAAGCAATCTACGACGAATCGATAAGAAatttacgttttacgttattcagGAAGGAAATGACGACGTCGCAAAGATGACGTTggttgatataaaataaaagttcgtCATTAGCCGGGTTTGGTGGCACTGTAAACTCTAAACTCTAAACTCTAAACTATCAACTGTAAACGGTAAACGATTTACTTCGCTGTCATCCTCTGACATCATCCTTTCGATTATACAATTTACAAACCTAAGAAACTCGAAACCTCTTTTTCGTCTAAGTACTCTGCGTGCCAAGTTGTACTTCGAAGTAACGTTTACAAAGTCCTAAATAAAAAGCTACGTTATACTGAGATGCATGTACAATCCGGTATGTTCTCCGATTTAACGGTATAAGGAGCAAGAGAACGTTCTCCAACTTTTTACTCGTGGATAAATCCTGCGAACCTTGTGTACATATGTCCGTGtacatttacaataattacaaACGTAATCATATCACGCGCGTGGGATGATTTATCGAAGATTGTCGAATTGGCTATATTTCTTTGAggcaatttaaatatatatatatatatatataaaagttggCAATAAACACTCGAGAGTTAGGAGAAAAAGGATTctattcgaatgaaattaaaaatgttactaTTATCTTAGATTCTTAAAATCTCTATACGATGGTATCACAAACTACGCTTGTCTCTATCGTTCAAGTTGCggataaattttgttatttgagaCAAAGTTATCAAAAATTCTCCTGTTACTAGGACGatggttaattaaaattttacattacggatttttactatttcggtgtaacagttttattttctttcttagtTCCATGTAAAATTTGTCtaaatattaagtaaaaattgttatatttacgatatagaccaatgttaaataaaaatgacggAACAAACTAAAGTTTGCCTTGCCTGAAAATTGAACAATGGTATTTAAACTGACGTTTATCGAAAAAGTTTACACAATTTGCGTGAATCATCCAATGCTGACATTACGTATACTCGATTTGCATTTTCAAAAGGCTAAGAGTGCAAGACAGTGATAAGGGAACCGTCAAAGTGGTCGCGTATACCTACATGCGTAAAAGATCGAAGATTCttctgtatataatatacatattacatatacgtgcgttgtttctttatttttaaaatagtcgGCTGTATCAGCGACTATCGTTTCGAGTGCTTAATCGAGAACTACGTATGTATAACCAAAAAAGTATTACGTTGACACGTATACAGCTATAAAAGAAAggtttgtataaaatataaagcatTACCAgaattaattagtataaataattactatcGACGATTAGATTGAATGTTCATACTAAATCTAAAGAAGCCAAAATGAATTGTTAAACT
This Bombus pascuorum chromosome 1, iyBomPasc1.1, whole genome shotgun sequence DNA region includes the following protein-coding sequences:
- the LOC132916076 gene encoding inhibitory POU protein isoform X1; the protein is MMYSPDKMMGSKGLHGAPITAPGCFPSGRYSPPPYRAAPDPMPPPPRRCMPNPTSRILEDASIMCNSWSPRHNGDLFGGLNSGLQDGLLSRAEALAADLGKHNAGTPMPLKHDPVSVYHHGTHMPTPHPNNRPHHQVHSHLFMSHPGMESLDMLDPANSMTTLTPMSENTGGGPGHHAGIHGPSVYGGMNGMMGHHHHHGNLGGGGGSVPHPAHHHPAMAAAAAAAAAAGLHPDADTDPRELEAFAERFKQRRIKLGVTQADVGKALANLKLPGVGALSQSTICRFESLTLSHNNMIALKPILQAWLEEAEAQAKNKRRDPDAPSVLPAGEKKRKRTSIAAPEKRSLEAYFAVQPRPSGEKIAAIAEKLDLKKNVVRVWFCNQRQKQKRMKFAAQH
- the LOC132916076 gene encoding inhibitory POU protein isoform X2, which translates into the protein MMYSPDKMMGSKGLHGAPITAPGCFPSGRYSPPPYRAAPDPMPPPPRRCMPNPTSRILEDASIMCNSWSPRHNGDLFGGLNSGLQDGLLSRAEALAADLGKHNAGTPMPLKHDPVSVYHHGTHMPTPHPNNRPHHQMSHPGMESLDMLDPANSMTTLTPMSENTGGGPGHHAGIHGPSVYGGMNGMMGHHHHHGNLGGGGGSVPHPAHHHPAMAAAAAAAAAAGLHPDADTDPRELEAFAERFKQRRIKLGVTQADVGKALANLKLPGVGALSQSTICRFESLTLSHNNMIALKPILQAWLEEAEAQAKNKRRDPDAPSVLPAGEKKRKRTSIAAPEKRSLEAYFAVQPRPSGEKIAAIAEKLDLKKNVVRVWFCNQRQKQKRMKFAAQH